A window of the Gemmatimonadota bacterium genome harbors these coding sequences:
- a CDS encoding type II toxin-antitoxin system death-on-curing family toxin yields the protein MATRFLSLAEVLDLYSRVLVAGGGASAIRDLGALESALAQPRATFADEDLYPSLAEKASALGFSLILNHPFVDGNKRIGHAAVEVFLVLNGFELSAGIDDAERVILGVAAGTISRDEFTTWIRESLVAFPAP from the coding sequence GTGGCGACCCGGTTCCTTTCGCTCGCAGAAGTCCTCGATCTCTACAGCCGCGTGTTGGTCGCCGGCGGGGGCGCGTCTGCTATTCGCGATCTCGGCGCGCTGGAGTCCGCGCTCGCGCAGCCACGTGCGACGTTTGCCGACGAGGATCTCTATCCGTCGCTCGCCGAGAAGGCGTCCGCCCTTGGCTTCTCGCTCATCCTCAATCACCCGTTCGTCGACGGCAACAAGCGCATCGGCCACGCGGCGGTTGAAGTCTTTCTGGTGCTGAACGGCTTCGAGCTGTCGGCAGGGATTGATGACGCCGAACGGGTCATCCTCGGCGTTGCGGCGGGGACAATCAGTCGGGACGAGTTCACGACGTGGATCCGAGAATCTCTCGTCGCATTCCCGGCACCGTAG
- a CDS encoding phytanoyl-CoA dioxygenase family protein: MTTAAQFASSGFCIEADVATPTEIASLVNAVAPKLGATGVRGGVRHVLRDIPEVRALAESPGMRRLAEAAVGVGAYPVRGILFDKSPDANWKVVWHQDLTIAVRTRRDVPGFGPWSEKDGAPHVQPPAELLSGMVAVRMHLDDCTSENGPVCVLPGSHLEGRLSAAQIDAWRERVPEVECIVPAGGVLAFHSLLLHASSPARVPLHRRVIHIEYVAPDWRRLPCDLEWQEAS, from the coding sequence GTGACGACAGCAGCACAGTTCGCTTCCAGCGGCTTCTGCATCGAAGCCGACGTCGCCACGCCCACCGAGATTGCGTCGCTGGTGAATGCCGTCGCGCCGAAGCTCGGCGCGACGGGCGTGCGCGGCGGGGTGAGACATGTTCTGCGCGATATCCCCGAGGTCCGCGCGCTGGCTGAGTCCCCCGGCATGCGCCGGCTCGCCGAGGCCGCCGTCGGTGTGGGGGCGTATCCCGTTCGCGGCATCCTGTTCGACAAGTCACCCGACGCGAACTGGAAGGTCGTGTGGCATCAGGATCTCACCATCGCGGTGCGAACGCGTCGCGACGTGCCGGGATTTGGTCCGTGGTCCGAGAAGGACGGAGCGCCGCACGTGCAGCCGCCCGCTGAGCTTCTGAGCGGCATGGTGGCGGTGCGGATGCACCTGGACGACTGCACCTCGGAGAACGGCCCCGTGTGCGTCCTGCCGGGATCGCACTTGGAAGGGCGGCTCAGTGCCGCGCAGATCGACGCGTGGCGTGAGCGCGTACCGGAAGTGGAGTGTATCGTTCCCGCTGGAGGCGTACTGGCGTTCCACTCGTTGCTCTTGCACGCCTCGTCGCCGGCACGTGTTCCTCTACATCGACGCGTGATTCACATCGAGTACGTCGCGCCCGACTGGCGGCGGTTGCCGTGCGACCTGGAGTGGCAGGAAGCATCGTAG
- a CDS encoding DNA-binding protein, translated as MRAVKAGIGAAAGSSGPRRYQVAGRALKCPMCGHDHFARGEAQLHSMGMTFVGLEWAQKEATTLACAQCSRVEWFLDAPDEA; from the coding sequence TTGCGCGCCGTGAAGGCAGGTATCGGCGCGGCGGCCGGATCGAGCGGACCTCGCCGCTACCAGGTCGCTGGGCGCGCGTTGAAGTGCCCGATGTGCGGCCACGATCACTTCGCGCGCGGCGAAGCGCAGTTGCACTCCATGGGAATGACGTTCGTCGGACTCGAGTGGGCGCAGAAGGAGGCGACCACTCTGGCGTGCGCGCAGTGTAGCCGCGTCGAGTGGTTCCTTGATGCGCCCGACGAGGCATAG